The following proteins are encoded in a genomic region of Alphaproteobacteria bacterium:
- a CDS encoding SUF system NifU family Fe-S cluster assembly protein, whose product MSELRELYQEVILDHNKRPRNYGPLEPFNHKADGHNPLCGDNVTVYLEVEDGIVKDLAFEGRGCAISVASASMMTELVKGKPVADAERLFDSFHHLCTDDAAAAPPDGLEDEMDSLQVLSGVREFPMRVKCATLAWHTMHAALHGEREVSTE is encoded by the coding sequence ATGTCGGAACTTCGGGAACTCTATCAGGAGGTCATTCTCGACCACAACAAGAGGCCGCGCAATTACGGCCCGCTCGAGCCGTTCAATCACAAGGCGGACGGACACAACCCGTTGTGCGGGGACAACGTGACGGTCTATCTCGAAGTCGAGGACGGCATCGTCAAGGACCTCGCCTTTGAAGGGCGCGGCTGCGCCATATCGGTGGCCTCGGCGTCGATGATGACGGAGCTGGTCAAGGGCAAGCCGGTTGCCGACGCCGAGCGTTTGTTCGACTCCTTCCATCATCTCTGCACGGACGACGCGGCCGCGGCGCCGCCGGATGGGCTCGAGGACGAAATGGACAGCCTGCAGGTACTGTCCGGGGTGCGCGAGTTCCCGATGCGGGTCAAATGTGCGACTCTGGCCTGGCATACGATGCACGCCGCCCTGCATGGCGAGCGCGAAGTCAGCACCGAATAG